From the Erpetoichthys calabaricus chromosome 12, fErpCal1.3, whole genome shotgun sequence genome, the window TAAAAAATTGAACATTCGTGAATTTAAATCCAACTAAGCAGGCCTTCCATAAGCTGAAGAGAAAACCTCAGGGGAGAAggtggctgcattagaggcttggtagaacatcaccagagaagatcctcagcaaggcatatgcaacaaagtactgaatAAACCTGCCACCTGCCCAAACATTATGAAATGGGGGGGCTGTGTAGAAAACATGTTGCTATTTCTATATATTGTGACCAAAATGTACGTAAAACCCTTTAAATGTAtgtctacaatgtgcactttaatcatgtctgattGTATGATAATTAACTTTAAATTGTGGAACAgaggggaaatcaaggaaaaatgtatctttaggTAGGCACTGTATACCCTGCAATACTCACCCCTGGGATCCCCAAAAATGTTAGGATACACTCTTGTAGGGCTACAGCTTTAAATCACTCACCTTTTCTTCAGCTTCACCCTAGTTTTCCACCTCTCTGATGGTTGCACAAGAGCATCAGCTTGTGTCCTTGCAGGACCAGAATTAGGCAGGAGACCGAACCCTAATCACTTGGCAATTAGTAGGGTCAGGAAACAAAAGTTTGATTCAATGAGGCAATAGCCAACTTTATTTTACCTTAAGCTCTATGTTTACAATATTTGCAAAGAAACCAGGCATAATCAAAACTAgcagttaaataaatgaaaacatacaagCTGAGTGATTTAAATCAGTGTACACACAGTAAGCTTCATGTCAGGAGGTTCACACTGAGCAGTTACGCAAGTCCacagtttttttcttcataaGCCGGTTGAGATGTTTGTAATTgttgggttgctgttggaagtGGCAAACTCAGCAACAATGTCACAGAAAGTGCTCtctaaatatttcttttatataatgtcTCGATAAGGTTTTTCTTTTGGAAAAGTACTAATTGACATAAAGCAAGAGTCGAATTAAGCTAAAAATCAGACATCTGATAACCTGCAGATTTGTTATTTGTCAGTGAAGCTACTCTTGTCACTACCATGTAGCTTATATGAATATCATGGTCCTGCTAAAGTAAAAGGTCCCGATCACTTATTTTATATCTTCGTAGAAGCACATACTAGTTAGTTTTGCTGAGCATATATCTTGTAGAATTTATAGTCATGGCACTATACAagtgtttgcttttgtatttgcataTTTCTAGTCAGCCCTCAAATTAATCTGCAATATGTCCGATGACTAACATGCTGCCTAGAAGCACTTGCTAAGCCCAGCCATGTGAAACTCCTGTTACATATACAATGATTATAATATTAGCCATTCCTTAAGAGTCAACAttcttgtttttatatgttatctAAATAATCCTATATTCCTATATCAACACCCCACACAAAGTTAAATATTGGAAGTCttatttccacacaatttaaaaaacattatttgcacccaaattcatcaataaatgtaaaatttgctTTCTCTGTATAAGATACCCTGCTGTTGATCGGCTCCTTTATTTTTCCATTGACTTTACCTTGATGACACTAGGGATGATGGGAGTTTATGAGCTGAAAATTcttgtttacatattttattcactTTAAAGCTGCATCTTATCTAAATAATCCTATATTCCTATATCAACACCCCTCACAAAGTTAAATATTACAAATCTTATTTCCACACAATTCAGAAAGCATTATTTTCACCCAAATtcatcaaaaaaatgtaaaatttgcttCCTCTTTATAAGAAACCCTGCTGCTGATCGGCTCCCTCATTTTTCCATTGCCTTAACCTTTCTACCACTAGGAATGATGGGAATAAAATGGTGGTTAACGGTTTCACTCTTTCAAGATCATTACACTCGATTCAAATCCAAGCCAAAACCCCACATAAAGCGGCTCCATGAAGGAAGCCTTGAATGTATATAGGCGGGTGATGGTATCTGAAACACTAAAAAATGAGAGCAAGCCAGCGGGACAATCCAGATACACACCTACTCTATCACATCCAGGGGCAGTCAGTGGGGTCTCCTTGTTATCATGCCACGCAGAGTAACGGGAAGCAGAGCATCTCAAACACCAGGACTTGACATTTCTTCCCAGACGACAATCGTTGCCATTTCCCCTCCTGCTGATTTCCTTCACAACTCCTATTTCGATCTCTCCACTCCACTGCACTTCCCAGTATAACCGGGTCCCGGAGAGAGCTTCTCTGCACAGCACTTGGGACCAGTAGTTGAATCTGTCAGGATGCTTGGGATATTGAATCTTATTTCCAAATGTCACCCTTTTGTATCCTTCAGACAGATGGAGGTGTTCGTTTAATGTGTTGGGGTTGAATGTAAGCTGACAAGAATCTGAATTTagagaagaggaaaaggaaagaaaatcaaaTCAGCGTCTACTCATCAGGTAAAACCGTTCACTTAATTCAGTGTAGGATTAAAACCAAATAATGCTTAAGAGAATCACCTAATCAACCTTCACTAAAGAACAGCAAGCCCAGGGTTCCCCTCCTTTTCCTCACTGGCTCCTCTGTCCACTCACAAATCAAATTCTGTTTGAACCCAAGTCTGAACCACCTTGAAGTAAGGACTTTTTGGTACTAATGCCCATGAAGCGGTACTGTAGATCATTGCTATTCTTTTAGCTCACCTTAAACTTAGGCCTGTCATCCaggaaatacagtataatgttaatACTCAGTTGCATATCAGAGCTCATTGTTCTGATTCTTGCACACTTTTTATCTGAAGTTCCATGCTACTTGAAATGAATAAGTCTACTTTGTCAGGTTCATATTTCTAAAAGCAAGTTGTTCCCGAATTTGTGCAAAAAACATTCTGATTTTATTAGTGCAGGAAATCACCAAGAGTCCAAAGTAGGCCAATATTGACGCTGATATGTCCCAACTTTACTCCAATGAATTGATGAGGCAGCTCAGCTGAAGACATGGACTTcaagtggttagtgctgttgcctcacaacttcagagacctgggtttgaatcctggcctaGACATTGTCTATGTGAAATATTCATGTTCTCTGCTTGTGTTTGTGAGATATTTCTTCTTACTTTGGCTATGACTCTAAATTACCATGATATGAAAGAGTCCATGCTTGTGTGGGTTTTTTGTGTACTATGactgattggtgactctaaattagacTAAGGGTGGTAGTGTGCAGGAGAGTGACCTGTGATCAACTGGCATCCCATTCTGGTTCAATTTCTGCCTTCCATTCAATGCTATTAAGGTAGGCTACAGCCATATGCAGCCCTTGCCTGTATGGGGCTCagcaggttcagtaaatggatggattcatGGTTGAAAAGATCTCAGTTCCAAACAGCTTATTGTACCTTATCTTACAGTTGACCATTTGGAATGAGATTTAGAGTCTGCAGGAGGCAATGTTGCAAGCTTGACCTACTCCCGTATTCCTGAAACCATTCCAATACTTTTCAGGTCTTGAGATATGGAACAATAACCTGCTGACAAAGCTCATTAGTCTATTAATACTGCTGTGTTGTGTTAAAACTGAACAACCTGTAAGAGGTAGTGCAGCTTGAGAACAGAGTAGTGTGCCACAAAAATACAATCCACTAGCGACCCACTTGAATCATCTCGAATGAGCTTGGTCAGGACCAAGATTCCAGATCAAAGAGACTTCCACACTACAAGAGCAGGATCTCATATGGTCCTGTTGGTTTAGAAGAAGCTGTTGATGAAACAGACAGCTTCGgcatgtcatttttaatttagatTCCTTCTTTTGGATTCTATGCTACTTGCTTGGATGTTCCTGCTTTGACCTCTGCATTGTCTTTCAGCCACTGTTTCCATttggtgattttttaaaatttgtttgctGAGGTAAACCtcatttttgttccatttttccaccctttttatgactcttattTTGAATCCTTAATGACCTTTAAATATAGATAATTTGGTGGGTTTTGTTTGTCCTGTGGACCACATTGCCATCTGGTAAATGCTAACAGAGCCTCGCCACACACTCCATCCGCTTTTTCCCAGAGTCCTCTCCAAGCTATAACGTCACTGAATTCTTTGTCACCTGTTCTTACCTTCTCTGCactacccacctgctggtttgtGTTTAATTCCACTTTATGTTACCTGTGTACTGCTGTCTTCATTTTTCCTTCAAATACTGAATACACTCAATATGTCTGTACACTTCCGTTTTTCACTATACACAAGGCCATTTTTCTGctacttttatttattgtgtttatttatttatacatcatctTAATGTCTTATTGCCTGTATATACTTCCCTGAAGTATGCATACCCTtccaaataaaaatttaattttgttcttgcagtgtatgtgacaataaggATCTGATCCAATCTACTTGATGTGGGGCACCCAGACCATAGAAAACTTCTTAAACTGTCGCCATGTTTTCTGCAAAAACCTCTAAAATTCCAGGTAAAtatcatttcaaatgaaatcaagGGACTTAATGAGATGTTGATTTGTATGGAACAAGTTTAACCTGGGGTTATTTTTATAGACTTTCTATAGAAGGTAAAGTAATCTTTACTCAGACATAAGAAAACGCAGTCCATAAATGATAGAGGTGCTCCATTCTAAATTACTTTTCCCccctcctggtgtaaaactacCATAATTACTGTTTAAATAGGGCTATAGACAGAGAGTTGTCATGTACTGGAGACTCATAGTGGGTTtagaattttttcattttgtttccattGGGTACTTTACCACTTTTGGGGCTAGcaatcattatttttgttaacattaaATACTTACATGTAGTTTTGACCTTCTCCGCATCATTTAGATTCATGGATGCCTTATATCCATAATATTTTACTCTCATTCTGGCTTACTGGGTACATAGTACCACTATGCATTAAACTTTACCAGCGTAAAGGAATACTACATGTAGAAAATAGTTTTAATAGGCTTTTTACCCCATTAGGTTTGAAGTGAcatctgagaaaaaaattaacctCATGTTGTCATGTAAATAACACATGTTCTTATAGAACAGGAATTTCTGATGATCAGCGCTGGACAATAGCAAAAAGTATCgaaaaagtcaaaattttatgttactcatgttgcatgaTCATGTTGGATGTGAAGTCATCCAACCGTATTCTCATCACATGCAAAACGCAagcattttttgcaaaaaaattttttaaataaatcctttGGGAAAATCAGATTGTGCATGAAACGTGTTCACACAGGAATGAGGTTTTGACTCTTGACCAGTGGATTAGGGGAAGAGgaagatcttcaattcaaaacctCAATTCTGTGTGAAACGTTGTCTCAGCCCTCACTACAAACCACACTGGTTagctaaaatataaaagaaatattatttttgggtgaagtattcctttaaatcttTAGCCTTTCCCATTCTCCCCATGATTTGCATACACACATGAGCCACTGGTACAACTAATTATTTGAAGACTGCAATATCCAGACACATGATTTGCCACTGATTTGCAAGTTTTACATTACATGTAAAGTGACCACTCCCTTTATACAAATAAGTTAACTTCATCtgaataattattgttttattatttcaggtTTAAAAGGAAATCACttacattttaaaaggaaatttCTTGTACACATATTTTGAAGGATGTCAACAGGATCATCATAACCTgagtaatgaaaaagaaaacaccaaCATCAGCAATGAGAGTGGAGTTCTGGGTGTTGTAGTCAGTTTAGGGTACTTCTCCATATCTACTGGCGAAATGTACCTCCACATTTGCCCAGATATGCCTGAGAAAATGAACCAGGCTGAACTGATTAACCCACCTTTAGGTTTAACAAATTTCCAAACGTTGATTTTGCGAAGACTCCTTTTAAGATTTAAGAGGTCCTTCTGTAGAGTCTTAGAAAAAAGTTCCACATTGATGTTGACATTGGGCATGTGTGAATCTGTTGGAGGGACACAGACAGTTGGGAAGTTCTATACTGGGAAAGGAGAGAGAAGGTGAACATGAGGAAAAATTGTGTTTGTTACAGTTCTCCTCTCTTTTAAGTCTTTAGCTTTTGTCGGAAAGAGTTACATTACCTGGAGTAATTGAATGGGGTTGTCAGTGTTTGAAAGTTTTGTTATCTCAGTGTCTCTCTGCTCCAGTTCCTTCATCTCCTTATCCAGTGTCTTTATAGACTCATTAGCTTTGTTCGCTTCCCTCTGTTCGTGATCACGAATCAACTCAGTCACCTCTGACTTTAGCCTCTCAGTAGATTGAATGATGGACCTGAATATTTCCTCACATGCGAAAATTTCATTCTCTGCAGAACTCTGATTACACAAACATaactttaaaatttcatttaagtTCTCCTTGTATCAGGCGCCAGCACACTTACTACAATCACAGGTCACAGAATAAGTGGTAAGCAAAGACTGCATGGAATTTTAGTCCAAATGTTATTGTGCTAAGAGTGAGGTAAGTGATGAAAGTTACCTGGCCCAAGACTTCAGTGTCACTGTAACCGGCCTTTAGTCCCCTGCTGGATATTTACTAGGGATACTTACCTGAGGTAATTTGAAGAACCCtgtttttcactttatttgtcattaattacaaattttaatGATACGATTATGCCTGCCCCAAATTCCATAAAGACCAATCTCCATCCAATGCACTAACATACAGATGTTGatggtttcatatttttttcctttatcatcCACCACAGTAATTCTCACCCTCAGTTGTTGCACAGTTTGCTTCATCTTCTTCACCTTCTTTTTTCTCTCCTCAACTCTCCGCTTGTATTCTCTCTGTGTTGTAACCACCTGATACTGCAATAACAAAAGTAAGAGGAAAATGATGGACTCTCTCTCACtgattagtatctatctatctatctatctatctatctatctatctatctatctatctatctatctatctatctatctatctatctatctatctatctatctatctatctatctatctatctatacatattacaattaaaatctatctgtcttatcctgcctactacactaaaatgaatatctatctatctatctatctatctatctatctatctatctatctatctatctatctatctatctatctatctatctatctatctatctatctatctatctatctatctatacatattacaattaaaatctatctgtcttatcctgcctactacactaaaatgaatatctatctatctatctatctatctatctatctatctatctatctatctatctatctatctatctatctatctatctatctatctatctatctatctatctatctatctatctatctatctatctatctatcttatcctacctactatacttAAATGAAAATCTTTCTATCATTTAAACAATGTAGTGagtgaaaaaatataaagcaaaaaataaatagaaaacataaacacatttaaaggaaaagaaaaactgtaCATGCATGACTgcatatatgaacataaatgttGCTTTTAGCAAAAAAGGGAAGACCTGTATGCTGAAATATGTATGATGACCTtatcaaattaaaatataatggcGCAAATATTGATGTGACATTATGGTCATAGATATCACAAAAAGTGTACTGTTTAtatactgaatgaaaaaaaatgattccTTTAAATACCACCTCTTCTCATTTATTTCTCATTCTCattgtgtccttgtgttcttacATCCTATTAATCTGGAGAAGCAACATAATCAAATGATTTAATCTTTACTTCGTAAGCTAATTTTTACCCACCAGATtttgtaatacatttatttacattacctCACATAATTAGTGACCTCTTCTCATTCATCTTGTGAATTTGTGAATAACTTCTTGTGCTAGAGTTTAGTATCTCCCGCCATAGTTTGGTTTTGATCAGCTACATATGTTCAGTTTTTGTTGGTGATGATATTTTGTTAGATACTGAAAAAATTGGTATGTctgtactttattttatattgtttatgtaGTTCATCAGAAAGGTCTTCCACTCTTGCTAATTAACACTTTTTAGCAAATATTAAGttattaaacatatacagtaggtaacatttttcattatttcagtttACTTGCCTTTTATTTATGAGATTTTTCTGTCTCTACATCTGTTTACGTTAAAGTACTTACCCTGATAAAGAGTTTGCCACAAAGCTCTTTGTCTCTGTTTTTCCTAACTGAGCACACACCCCAGTATCCTCATATTTCGATGTGCTTTCTGCAATGACCAATTTGTATTGATTCCTCTACTTGGACCACTTTGCCCtgtgttttggttttactgccaTACCTCTTGTTATAATTCTATCATCTTATTTCATTCACATACGTTCATATGGTttagtgtttgatttttttcgaTTACAGTTTTTCTCGATCGCTTTGATGTAATTCACACTTTAGAAATGTCATTCTCCTCATACTTACATACTTTCCCTAGACTGACAATATttgtaggtttgttttttttttttttgttaaccaagggctaatattattggcaggcagaaTGTTGTAGTGGTTGAAGCTTAACTGGATGTTCTATATAAATCTTACTGCTCTGTTGAGGCTAAAAATATAATAAGCATTTTACTGCAGATCAAGGGGGTGGGTCACAACACACCTGAGCCAATCAATCCACCTGTTATCTAACACCTGCTGCGCCTTCTGAGAATTGAAGGTCTGTCACACCTCCATGTTTATGCTGTTTCAGaacaggattttatttatttattttttggtggctTGTGCTCTGCCCATTGTGCTCTGATGTTAAGCTGTTGTTTTCATCGTTGGATTTAATAGCATTGTTGTATTGCATCAGACAGGGAAACTGGTTTAAATTTTCGGGAAATTTAAACTCTCTAGCACTATGACGTGTGGTTcgtgtccatacatttcaccacaTATTACTGaagacacaatgcaaatactttcaaattgtaaaaaaaaaaaatatcaagacactacttggaaaatctgaggcCATTGTGtaactttgctgagatctctgccaaaactcaagaggagaccctCGTGAGAACACCGGGGTATTTTGTCTcaagagaaaaatctgagaagcatgagacaaaagaacgtgtctccattttatttctttctgatctcactgTTCTCTTGgacaaaccaaaaagatattaaggagatctcttttctgatttttctttcctATGGGacatctcttttttttcctttccagggCATGGCCCCGTTTTCAGTCAACCGTGCACCCTATTGGCTAGTGGTGCTACTCGCATGGTGTGTCAATCACTTCTGCTGTGTCCTTCATTAGCATAAAGAACACTCTTAgatcaattatattttaaataataatatttaaaaaatatcaacaaataaaaaaatccatccatccattatccaacccgctatatcctaactacagggtcacggaggtctgctggagccaatcccagccaacacaggacgcaaggcaggaaacaaaccccgggaagagcaccagtccaccgcagagcacacacacacacacagccacacaccaagcacacactagggacagtttagaatcgccaatgcacctaacctgcatgtctttggactgtgggatgaaaccggagcacctggaggaaacccacacagacacggagagaacatgcaaactccacgcagcttggaggacccgggaagcgaacctgggtctcctaactgcgaggcagcagcactacccactgcgccacccccaaataaaaaaatgcatcggctcattttcttctttctgtgATGTCACCAAATTTGTAAAAGATCAGCCCAAGCGTTAGTGAGATTTTGAAACATTTAGTGTTTCTATTGTGGTGTGGGTCACCCCTAAAtactgatatattgaaatgtcctttcttagagAATACCTGTAGTTCTAgttgtaccatcctgccaaatttttgCTTTTCAACTAAGCTAAATAGTGttctgttgatgagtgagtgagtctgcATTATAAATATTGAATAATCCTGATCTTCTAAAACACTTAATTTGATTTTTAGTTTACCTCTTTCATCCCTAGAATTTTGTTCTTACCTGTTTCTCTGTAATTTCATTCTTCAGATCTATCATCTCATGCCTCCTGTGTTCAGTATTCCCATACTTCTCACAGATGCACTTTTGGTCAGTTCTACAGAAAGTGTCAGCAGTTTATGGTGGTCTGGACAGGCTCTCTCCTGAAGGTTACTGATTGGATCCTCCAGCCTGTGTCTTTTCAGAATCGGATCCTCCAAGTGGTGATGGAGGTGAGCTTTACAGTAGGAGACCAGGCAGGTAGGGCAGGACCGAGCAGCTTTCCTCTTTATTCCAGGACATCGGTCACAAGCTACTACTCCAGGTCCTGCAATATTGCAGTTTCTATCTTCACTAAATCCGGAAAAGTTCATTGTGTATGTCCAAATGGCGTCAGTCATTATGTAGTTAGTTCACAATGAGCATTcttgaaattgtattttatttagctTAACCATTCACCAGCCTTAGGAGCAATGATTCTCTTTTAGTGTATAAagcaaaagtaatttaaaaagcttATAGTAACCAATACAGACACTTCTTTTAAGAGCCAGGAACTAGACTGGATGTTTTATGTAAATCTTGCTGCTCTGTTGAggctaaaaatataataaatattttacagcAGATCAAGGGGGCGGGTCACAACACACCTGTTATCTAGCACCTGCTGCGCCTTCTGAGAATTGAAAGTCATGTCACACCTCCATGTTTATGCTGTTTTAGaacaggattttatttatttattttttggtggctTGTGCTCTGCCCATTTTGCTCTGATGTTAAGCTGTTGTTTTCATCGTTGGATTTCATAGCATTGTTGTATTGCATCAGACAGGGAAACTGGTTTAAATTTTGGGGAAATTGAAACTctgtagggcggcatggtggcgcagtggtagcgctgctgactcgcagtaaggagacctgggttcgcttcccggggtcctccctgcatggagtttgcatgttctccccatgtctgcatgggtttcctcctaaagtccaaagacatgcaggttaggtcgattggcgattctaaattggccctagtgtgtgcttggtgtgtgtgggtgtgtttgtgtgtgtcctgcggtgggttggcgccctgcccgggattggttccctgcctcgtgccctgtgttggctgggattggctccagcagaccctcgtgaccctgtgttcggattcagcgggttggaaaatggatggatggatgaaactctCTAGCACTGTGACGTGTGCTTcgtgtccatacatttcaccaatgcaaaaaattattattattttactgaagacacaatgcaaatactttcaaattgtaaaaaaaaaaaaaaatttcaagacactacttggaacatctgagcccattgtgtgactttgctgagatctctgccaaaactcaagaggagaccctCGTGAGAACACCGGGGTATTTTGTCTcaagagaaaaatctgagaagcatgagacaaaagaatgtgtctccattttatttctttctgatctcactgTTCTCTTGgacaaaccaaaaagatattaagatctcttttctgacttttctttCCTATGGGACATCTCTTTTTTTCCTGTCCTGGACATGGCCCCAGTTTCAGTCAACCATTCACCTTATTGGCTACTGGTGCTACTCGCATGGTGTGTCAATCACTTCTGCTGTGTCCTTCATTAGCATAAAGAACACTCTTAGATCGGCACGGagcatgtaaaaaataaatgtaaaattatatttaaaataataatatttaaaacatatcgagaaataaaagaaatgcatcggctaattttcttctttctgtGATGTCACCAAATTTGTATAAAATCAGCCCAAGTGTTTGTGAGATTTTGAAACATTTAGTGTTTCTATTGTGGTGTGGGTCACCCCTAAAtactgatatattgaaatgtcctttcttagagAATACCTGTAGTTCTAGTTGTACCATCCTACCAAATTTTTGCTCTTCAACTAAGCTAAATAGTGTTCTGTTGATGAGTGAgcgagtcagtcaactttgcattataaatATTGAATAATCTTGATCTTCTTAAACACTCAATTTGATGTTTAGTTTACCTCTTTCATCCCTAGAATTTTGTTCTTACCTTTTTCTCTGTAATTTCAGTCTCCAGATCTACCAGCTCGTGCCTCCTGTGTTTAGTATTCCCACACTTCTCACAGATGCACTTTTGGTCAGTCCTACAGAAAAGCTTCAGCGGTTTACGATGACTCAGACAGGTTCTCTCCTGAAGGTTACTAATTGGTGCCTCCAGTCTGTGTCTCTTCAGAATCGGATCCCCCAAGTGGAGCTGGATATGAGTCTCACAGTAGGAAGCCAGGCAGGTAGGGCACGACTTAGAAGCTTTCCTCTTTCTTCCAAGACATTGATCAGAAGCTACTTCTCCAGGTCCTGCGATACTGCAATTTCTATCTGCACGAAATCCGAAAAAGTTCTTTGTGTATGTCCAAAAGTTGTCagtcattatgtaattagttcaCAATGAGTATTCTtaatattatatttcatttagctTCACAATTCACCAGCCTTAGGAGCAATTATTCTGTTTTAGTGTATAAaggaaaagtaatttaaaaacgCTTTTGAAAACTAAAGCAAATGCTTCTTTTAAGAGTCAGAAACTAGACTggatattttatgtaaatcttgCTGCTCTGTT encodes:
- the LOC127529750 gene encoding tripartite motif-containing protein 16-like is translated as MTDNFWTYTKNFFGFRADRNCSIAGPGEVASDQCLGRKRKASKSCPTCLASYCETHIQLHLGDPILKRHRLEAPISNLQERTCLSHRKPLKLFCRTDQKCICEKCGNTKHRRHELVDLETEITEKKYQVVTTQREYKRRVEERKKKVKKMKQTVQQLRSSAENEIFACEEIFRSIIQSTERLKSEVTELIRDHEQREANKANESIKTLDKEMKELEQRDTEITKLSNTDNPIQLLQNFPTVCVPPTDSHMPNVNINVELFSKTLQKDLLNLKRSLRKINVWKFVKPKGYDDPVDILQNMCTRNFLLKYSCQLTFNPNTLNEHLHLSEGYKRVTFGNKIQYPKHPDRFNYWSQVLCREALSGTRLYWEVQWSGEIEIGVVKEISRRGNGNDCRLGRNVKSWCLRCSASRYSAWHDNKETPLTAPGCDRVGVYLDCPAGLLSFFSVSDTITRLYTFKASFMEPLYVGFWLGFESSVMILKE